The sequence ATCTTTTCTAATTAAAGCCCACCTAACATCACCCATGGGGCTTATCTTTTTTAAAATTACAATAGCACCTTTAAGAGTGGAATATATCTTTCTCTCATCCCCAATAACTTTAAGCCCCTCATTCTCGGCATAGCTTTCAAAATCGCTTGTATGTAGAAGTATTAAGGTTTTGCGCGTAAATTCAATGTATGCTCGTTTTTTCAAAGAATTGTAAACAAAGAAAAATAAAACCGTTGTGATTACAAATGTTAAGATGAATATCAGACTAAGTTTAAACAGTATAGAACTCTTATTCAACAAATTTATACCCTATACCCCTGATAGATTTTATATACTTAGGCTCCCTTGGGTCATCACCAATCTTTTTCCTGATACGACTTATTATAACATCAACACTTCTATCTATGCTTTCATAGTCCATAGTTGTTGTGTTTTTTAAAATAAATTCTCTGGATAAAACCCTATTTTTATTATCTATTAGCAAAGCCAATATCTCATACTCGGCCGTTGTAAGGTCAAGCTTTTCTCCTTTGAAATAGATGGCAAACTCATCCTTTTTAACCACAAATGAATTATCAGATTTATCCGACTGACCCTGAGGCTTTGCCCTTCTTAGTAGGGCTTTTATGCGTGCAACAAGCTCTCTGGGATTGTATGGTTTTGCTAAATAATCATCAGCAGCAAGCTCCAAAGCTAAAACTTTATCTGAATCATCATTTCTTGCCGATGAAACAATTATTGGTATATCTATATTTCTCTGTGTAATTTCCCTGCATACATCTATTCCATCCATCTCAGGTAAGCTTAAATCAAGTATAAGCAAGTCGTATTTATGCCCCTCTAAAGCTTTAAGCCCTTCTGTAGGCGATTCAAAGTTAACAAGCTTCATATTAAACTTAGCTAAATATTCTGCCAAAAGCTCTGCTATTTCGGGGTCATCTTCTATCATTAATATCTCTACCATAACAATAAACCAAAAGAGGGGAAA comes from Hippea maritima DSM 10411 and encodes:
- a CDS encoding response regulator transcription factor — its product is MVEILMIEDDPEIAELLAEYLAKFNMKLVNFESPTEGLKALEGHKYDLLILDLSLPEMDGIDVCREITQRNIDIPIIVSSARNDDSDKVLALELAADDYLAKPYNPRELVARIKALLRRAKPQGQSDKSDNSFVVKKDEFAIYFKGEKLDLTTAEYEILALLIDNKNRVLSREFILKNTTTMDYESIDRSVDVIISRIRKKIGDDPREPKYIKSIRGIGYKFVE